Within the Leisingera thetidis genome, the region GGTCAAGGGCTTTGGCCGTCAGAAGGGCCACACCGAACTCTACCGCGGCGCCGAATATGTGGTCGACTTCCTGCCCAAGGTGAAAGTCGAAGTTGTGCTGGACGACGATCAGGTCGACCAGGCGATCGAGGCCATTGTCGACGCTGCCAAGACCGACAAGATCGGCGACGGCAAGATCTTTGTCTCGCCCGTCGAGCAAGCGATCCGCATCCGTACCGGCGAGACCGGCCCGGACGCACTGTAAAATCACCAACGAATAGCCTTACATCTCTACAAAAAGGACCGAGGGAATGAGCGTAGACGCAGTTCTCAAGACACTCAAGGACGAGGACGTCGCCTATGTCGACATCCGCTTCACCGATGTGCGCGGGCGCCTGCAGCACGTGACCGTGGACGTGGATCTGGTTGACGAAGACTTTCTGGAAGAAGGCTTCATGTTCGACGGCTCGTCAATTGCCGGCTGGAAATCGATCGAAAACTCGGACATGAAACTGGTGGCCGACACCGAGTCCGCCTATATCGATCCGTTCTATGCGGAAAAAACGCTGTGCCTGCACTGCTCGATCGTCGAGCCCGACACCGGCGAAGCCTATGAACGCGACCCGCGCGGCACCGCCCAGAAGGCCGAAGCCTACCTCAAGTCCTCCGGCATCGGCGACGTGGCCTATATGGGCCCGGAAGCGGAATTCTTCCTGTTCGACGACGTGCGCTACTCCAACACCATCAACAAGGTGTCCTACGAGGTTGACGCAACCGACGGCTCCTGGAACACCGACGCCGAGTTCGAAATGGGCAACATGGGCCACCGCCCGGGCCTGAAGGGCGGCTACTTCCCAGTGAACCCGACCGACGAAGCCCAGGACCTGCGCTCCGAGATGCTGTCGACCATGAAGCGTCTGGGCATGAAAGTGGACAAGCACCACCACGAGGTTGCGTCCTGCCAGCACGAGCTGGGCCTGATCTTCGGCACCCTGACCAAACAGGCCGACGAGCTGCAGAAGTACAAATACGTGATCCACAACGTGGCCCACGCCTATGGCAAGTCGGCGACCTTCATGCCGAAGCCGATCTATGGCGACAACGGCTCCGGCATGCACGTCAACATGTCGATCTGGAAGGACGGCAAGCCGCTGTTCGCAGGCGACAAATACGCCGACCTCAGCCAGGAAGCGCTGTATTTCATCGGCGGCATCCTGAAGCACGCCAAGACCCTGAACGCCTTCACCAACCCGTCCACCAACTCCTACAAGCGCCTGATCCCCGGCTTCGAGGCCCCGGTTCTGCGCGCCTATTCGGCCCGCAACCGCTCCGGCTGCGTGCGGATCCCGTGGACCGAAAGCCCGAAAGCCAAGCGCGTCGAGGCCCGCTTCCCCGATCCGGCGGCAAACCCCTACCTGTGCTTTGCCGCGCTGCTGATGGCCGGCCTGGACGGCATCAAGAACAAGATCGATCCGGGCGAAGCCATGGACAAGAACCTGTACGATCTGCCGGCCGAAGAGCTGGAAGGCATCCCCACCGTCTGCGGCAGCTTGCGCGAAGCTGTTGACGCGCTGGCCGCCGACCACGACTTCCTGCTGCAGGGCGACGTGTTCACCAAAGACCAGATCGACGGCTACATCGAGCTGAAGATGGAAGAGGTGCACAAATACGAGCACACCCCGCACCCGGTCGAGTTCGGCATGTACTACAGCTGCTAAGCGACACGAAACACACGGAAAAGGCGCCCCGGACCGGGCGCCTTTTCTTGTTTTTGGTCACGGCGGAACCGGCTGCCGGCACCGCGCCGCTTTACGCCGCGTCAACTTTTATTTGAAACTGCTTCAGGAAAACCGCGCAAGGCGTTCAGCAACTTCCATGCAACCCTTTGACCGCAAAACCAGGGATCAAAGGATGAACCGATGCGCAGAAGGACTTTTACCAGGACCTTGATGGCAGCCGGTCTGCTGGCCGGGGCACCGCTGGCGGCACTGGCAGACGACAGCAAGCTGACGGTGTCGATGCTGCTGGCCGGGCAGATCGACGACAAGGGCTTCATGGAAGCCGGCTACAACGGGCTCACCGCGATCCGTGACGAGCTGGGTGCCGAGATCAGCTATATCGACGGCATCAAGCCGGATCCCGAACTGCTGGCCGGCGCCCTGCGCGAGCTGGCGGAGCAAAAGCCGGATCTGGTCATTGCCCACGGCGGCCAGAACAACCAGGCCGCCGAGACCGTGGCGGCGGAATTTCCGGATGTGAAATTCGTGGTGGTCCAGGGCGCCGTCACCGGCCCCAACCTGTCCAGCTACGAGGTGCTGCAGGAAGAAAGCGCCTGGCTGGCCGGCGCTGCCGCCGGGCTGATGACCAAGACCGGCACCGTTGGCCATATCTCGGGCATCCGGGTTACGCCGGGCCTGAAAGGACGCGCCGGGTTTTACCACGGGCTGATGCACACCAACCCGGATGCCACCTTCCTCACCACCTTTGCCGGCGATCAGGACGACAACGAGCTGTCCTACCGGGTGGCGTCGGATGAGATCGAAAAGGGCGCCGACATCATCTTTACCATGCTGAACGCAGGCCGCACCGGCGCCATCGATGCGATGCGCGAACACGGCGTGCATCAGATCGGCAATGTGCGCGACTGGTATCCGGACCACCCCGATGTCTTCGTCGCCTCGGCCATCGCCAATGTGAGCATTGCCGGGCTGGAGGCCGCGCGGGACCTGGCCGAGGGCGATTGGGAAGGCGGCAGGATCGTGAAGATCGGCCTGTCCAACCCGGAGGCCGTATCGCTGGCCCTGTCGCCGGAAGTGCCGGAAGACGTGCGCGCCAAGGTCGATGAGCTGCGCCAGAAGATCATCAGCGGCGAAATCGAGGTCTCCACCGAATACGACGGCCCCGAACTCACCTACTAAGCCGGTTGAGGCCCGAGCCTCCGGAGCGCCTGCGTGATTGCGGGCGCTCCGGTCTGTTGCGCGGCTGTGCCCCGCACCAGGTTCCGGCTGCCTTGGCAATGCCTTGCCTCGCACCGGGACAGCCAGAAGCAGCGGTTTGGGTGTGCCCGGCTTGCGGGCGGTCTTCCCACCGCTTGCGGGAAAGTCAGAGACACGGGTGTACCGCCCGCCCGCCATCTGCCGAGCCGAAGACGGGCGCAGGCGAAACCGCGCTGCTGCCCTCTTGCCGCGCGGCGCCGCCGCCTGTAGTCAGGCCCGCCGACCTGCAGCACAGGAGCCTTTCCATGACGGTCCCCCACACCCTCGGCATCGATTTCGGCACCTCCAACTCGGCAGCCGGAATCGCGGTGGCCGGCCGTCCGTGGCTGGTGGAGATGGAGCCGGGCGAACAGACCCTGCCCACCGCTGTGTTCTTTGAGGAGGGCACCCGGAACATGCGGATCGGCCACAGTGCGGCCCGCGCCCTGACCGGCGGCGAGGAAGGCCGGTTCATGCGGGCGCTGAAAAGCCTGCTCGGGACCTCGCTGCTGCATGAGGAACGGCGGCTGGGCGGTGAGCGGATCAGCTTTGCCGCCGTCATCGCCCGCTTCCTGGCAGAAATGAAACGGCGCGCCGAGGAAGCCACGCATATGCAGTTCACCCATGCGCTGTCCGGCCGGCCGGTGCGGTTCCATTCCAAGGACGCGGACCGCAATGCGCAGGCAGAAAAGGATCTGCGCGCCTGCTATCTGGAAGCAGGGTTCGAAGACGTGCTGTTCATGTATGAGCCCGAAGCCGCCCTGCGCGCCGCCGCCCCGTCGCCGGGTCTGGGGCTGATCGTCGACATCGGCGGCGGCACCTCGGACTTCACCGCCTTTGAACAGGACGCAAGCGGCGCTACCCGGATCCTCGCCTCGCACGGGGTACGGCTGGGCGGCACCGATTTCGACCGGCAGCTGAGCATCCGCCACGTGATGCCGCTCCTGGGCCGCGGCAGCCGGATCCTCGACACCTTTGGCGGCAGTTCCCTGCCCGCACCGAACCGGCTGTTCAACGATCTGGCCACCTGGCAGATGATCCCCTTCCTCTACAGCCCGGAAAGCCGCCGGGCGGCGCAGGACCTTGCCGCCAATGCGGCGGAACCGGAGAAACTGGCCCGCCTGGTTTCGGTGCTGGAGGATGAGCTGGGGCACGAACTGGCCTTTGCGGTCGAACGCGGCAAGATCCGCGCCAACAACGAGGGCGGCGGCGCGGCAATTGACCTGAAGCTTCTGCAGCGCGGCCTGTCGGTGCCTTTGCCTGCTGCGGACATGACGCTGGCGCTGGCAGAGCAGACCGCGGCAATCCGGACCTGCGCTGCGGAAACACTGATGCAGGCGGATATCGCTGCGGGCAGCGTCGGCCGGATCGTACTGGTCGGCGGCTCTTCGCTGCTGGCCGCTGTTCAGGCGCAGATGCGTGCGCTTTGCCCAAACGCCCGCGTCGACACGGGAAATGCCATGACAGCGGTGGCCGAGGGGCTGGCGCTTGCGGCCGGATCGGCCTTTGCATAAGCAAATTGGAACCAATGGCTGCTTTTCCCGTTAGACATGGCGCAGCCGCGCGTTAGGCTGCACAGATCCGAGTCACATTTTGAGAGCTTTCCTCATGCGCCGGCTGATTGTCCCTGCCCTGATTTCCGCCCTTCTTGCCTCCCCTGCCCTTGCCGCCACTTGCGGCAATACCTCTGCCGGGTTTGACACCTGGAAGCAGGCGTTCAGCAGCGAAGCCAAGCGTGCGGGAGTGCGCAAGGCGGGGCTGCAGGCGCTGGCCGCGGCGCAATACGCCCGCCGCACCATATCCGCCGACCGCAACCAGAAGAGCTTCAAGTACTCGCTGGAGAAATTCATGCAGATCCGCGGCTCTGCCACAATCGTGGCGCAGGGCCGCAAGCGCAAGGCGCGCAACCCGGATTTCTACGCCGCGCTGGAGCGCCAGTACGGTGTGCCTGCGGGGGTGCTGATTGCCATTCACGGCATGGAAACCGCCTTTGGCAGCTACATGGGCGACAGCCAGGTGGTCTCGGCCATCGTGACGCTGACCTACGACTGCCGCCGCTCGGATTTCTTCCGCCCGCATGCGCTGGGCGCGCTGAAACTGGTCGATCAGGGCGCCATCACGCCCGCCACCCTCGGCGCCAAGCATGGCGAGCTGGGCCATACCCAGTTCCTGCCCGGAAATGCATTGCAGTACGGGCGTGACTGGGACGGCGACGGGCGGGTGGACTTTTACAACATGGGGGATGCGCTGGCCTCCACTGCCAATTACCTGCGCCAGAAAGGCTGGAATCCCGGCAAGGGATATCAACCCGGAGAGCCGAATTACCGCGTGCTGAAGGAATGGAATGCTGCCAGCGTCTACCAGCAGTCACTGGCGATTATGGGGCGGCAGATCGACGGCTGAACCCTTCTCATGCGCCGGTTTGCCGCGCCATATGCGGCCGTCGTCCTGACGGCGGCAAACTGCGGCCGGACGTTGCCTCAAAAACAGTGCGGATGATTCCCGCGGCATTGTAGGCCTTTGGGCATCAATGTGTCCGGCGGCTGCCACAGTTGAGCCGCATTCCGGCCTCCAACCCCAGCAGCGGACGAAAAAGTTCGTTTTTCTTCAATTGCTTGCGCCCTGCCCCATTTCAACCTCCCCCGCCGGGACAGTTTTGCGGGCGGCCGCTTTTTCTGCCCCACTTTCAACTCCTTCAAATTTTATTCTTTTTCCATCGGCACCCTGAATGGAGGATCCGAAAGGTGGCAGAGAACGTGCATTTCACAGGCAGGCTCGGGCTGGAAAGCCGGGAGGCAGGAACCCTTTCCGCGGCGGTGACCGCAGTTGTGGACACGCTCGAGGACTTTGGCCATCCGGCGGAGACGATCCAGGCCCGCGCAGAGAATGCTGCCAAACTGCATTGCGACCACTATCTGGTGACGGTGCGGCTGCGCCGGGTGCCGCTGCGGCGCTCCAGCAAGCTGACCAGCCAAATGCTGCAGCCCGCGGCCCTGCTGGAACTGTCGCTGTCTCCAGTGTCCCCCGGGTACTGCGACCGAGAGATTTCCGAGCTGCTGCTGGCCGAAATGCTGCGGCGGCTGCTGCCTGCGGTCGAAGCGACCTCGGTTGAATGGCTTGACACCGACGTTGCCCTGACCTGCGAGCAATTCCTCGGCGTGTTCGAACCTCGGTCCGGGCCAGCGGAACAGCCAATGCCGCCAGCCCTTGCCACGGCTGCCCCCCGGTCCTGCCGGCCGGAGCAATCCGCGCTTCCCCGGCCCCGCGGCAGGGATTGCTTCACGCCCGTGGAACAAACCGCTCAGGCGCTTGAGGCCCATTGCGACCGCGCCTTTCAGGCAGCCGGGAACCGCACCACCGCAGCAGATGCATCCAAAGCTGCCGAACGGGCCCGGTCCCGTATTCGCAAACCGGTGCAGGCAGAAGACATGCGGAGCGGCTGGGGCAGCCAGCTGCGGGCCTCTGCTTTCGCGGCGTTCACCCTTGCCGGCACCCGCCGGCTGCGCTTCATCAGCCATCTGCTGCTGCTGACCGCGCTGTTCCTCTATCTGGAAAGTGCCGGCATGGTGCAGGCCGCCCGACCGCTGGTCCCCTAAGGCAAGCCTCCGGACCTCTCCTGCGGCTTGCCCCACTGGCGCATCGCATCGGACCGCGCAAGCACATGGGTATGGATGGCAAAAACCACCGCCCGGGTCTGCGGCAGGCGCAGGATCACCTGCTTTTCGCTGCGCAGAAACTCCGCCCGGCTGCCGTGTGATCTGTCCCGCGGCGCATATTGGCTGCGCGGCTGGAACAGCGCCGGGTCCTGATACCAAAGCGCGTTGAACCGCCACAAGGGCCGCCCCGCCTGCACCCCGTCGAACAGCCGCTGCACCCGCGCCGCAATCCCGGCATCATAGCTGTCCACCGGCAGATGGATGCCGGTCAAGGGCTGCAGGAATTTTTCCGCCAGCGTCCAGCTTGCCGGAAAGCACAGCACCGCCCCCGTCAGCACATGCTCCTGCGCGCCCGCGGGCTTTTGCAGGATGCAGAAATCCTGCTGCGCAACCCGCCCCAGGGTGCCCAGCGGGTCCTCCCAGTCCAGCGCGACCTTGACACCGTCCGGCCGGACGGCAGCGGCGCCGGCATCAGGATCAACGCTGTCCAGCGCCATCTGCAGCAGCTCCTGCGCCGCAGCCATCGCACCGGCGTCCAACTGCAGAACGTCCTCCCGCCGGGCCGCCAGCAAGCGTTCCCGCTCCGCCATCTGCGCCGCATAAGCGTCATCTGCCGTTAGCCAGTTTCCCGGCGCCAGCGGCTGAATACCGGGAAGTTTCTTCTCCTCCAGCGGATTGTAGGGGATGGTTTTCTGCAGAATCGGCGTCATCCTTTCCCGATAGCACCCCGCGCGCCGGAATCCATCCGCAACGCTGCATCATAGGTCAGAAACGACTGGGGAAACCGTCGTTTTCTGCAGCGCTTCCCTTGGCCGCCGGCGGCACATTGGACAGAACTGTGCAGCGACGGAGGCCACGCATGAACGAGCATTACCGCGACATCCGCAAGATCGACCCGACCCGCGGCGCCGCCCTGGGCGACAACACCCCCAACGACAACAACCGCGTCGAGATCGGCCCGACCCAGCTGGCCTTCGGCGAATGGGCCGAAGCCAGGCTGCAGCTGCCCGACCTGCAGGCGATGCGCAAGTTCCGCTGGGAACGGCTGACCCGGTTCATCAACGACCGCGGCTACGCAGGCCTGCTGGTGTTCGACCCGCTCAACATCCGCTATGCTACCGATTCCACCAACATGCAGCTGTGGAACACCCACAACCCGTTCCGCGCGCTCTTGATCTGCGCCGACGGCTATATGGTGCTGTGGGACTACAAGCAGTCGCCGTTCCTAAGCGAATTCAACCCGCTGGTGCGCGAACAGCGGGCGGGCGCCGACCTGTTCTACTTCGACCGCGGCGACAAGGTGGACGTGGCGGCGGATGTGTTCTCCAACGAGGTGCGCAAGCTGCTGGAAGAGCACAGCGGCAGCAACAAGCGGCTGGCGGTGGACAAGATCATGCTGCACGGCCTGCGCGCACTGGAGGCGCAGGGGCTGGAGATCTTGCCAGGCGAGGAACTGACCGAGAAATGCCGCGCGGTGAAAGGCCCGGACGAGATCCTGGCGATGCGCTGCGCCCATCACGCCTGCGAAACCGCGGTGGCGGAAATGGAGCGGTTCGCCCGCGAAAACGTGCCCGGCGGCAATATCTCCGAAGATGACGTCTGGGCGGTGCTGCACGCGGAAAACATCCGCCGCGGCGGCGAATGGATCGAAACCCGCCTCTTGGCCTCGGGCCCGCGCACCAACCCCTGGTTCCAGGAATGCGGCCCCCGCATCATCCAGAACAACGAGATGATCAGCTTCGACACCGATCTGGTCGGGTCCTACGGCATCTGCATCGACATCTCGCGCAGCTGGTGGATCGGCGATGAAAAACCGCGGCCCGATATGATCTATGCGATGCAGCACGGTCTGGAGCACATCCGCCACAACATGGAGATGCTGAAGCCCGGCGTGAACATCCAGGAGCTGTCCCAGGGCTGCCATCCGCTGGATGCGCAGTTCCAGAAGCAGAAATACGGCTGCATGATGCACGGCGTCGGTCTCTGCGATGAATGGCCGCTGGTCGCCTATCCGGACCAGATGGTCGAAGGCGCCTTCGACTATGCGCTGGAGCCTGGCATGGTGCTCTGTGTCGAGGCGCTGGTCTCTCCCGAAGGCGGCGACTTCTCAATCAAGCTGGAAGACCAGGTTCTGATCACCGAGGACGGCTATGAGAACCTGACCAAATACCCGTTCGACAAGGAGTTGCTGGGCGACGCGTGACACCTGTCTGCCGGTTCCTCCCGCAGGGAGGGGCCGGAACATCCTGCGGCGCCGCCAGGCGCCTCGGCTTAGCACCAGCTGCAGCTGATCCAGCGGCATCCAGGCCAAGGCGCGGGAGTCCCCGCTGGCGGCAATCCCCCGGCCTCAGCCTGAAACCGACAGCGCCCGCCAGAAAGCAGATGAGCGCATTGCTAGGCGCTTTCGGGGATCCGGTGAATGCCGGCGCCGGACACCGGGACCGGAAGCGGCTCAGCCCGCTTTCCTCCCAGGCTTTCCACAAGCCCGCAAACGGCACCGCGGCGATACCGCCGCAATGGCCGTCCAGCTGGAACCTGCGGCCGCGCTTGCGGTGGTGATACAGCAATACGCTCTGCATATCCGCTGGCATCACAAAAGCCGATCCGGCCAAATGGCCGGGTTGCGGCCAAAGGCCCGCGGCCCGCGGTCGCAAAAATACCTGCAAGCGCTGCCCCAATCCCCCGCGTCCTGCGGGATGCAGCATCCGATGCCCCGTACGGCACTGCCGCTCATCTGCCTTCACCTTCCCGTGACGTGGCGGGCTGCTGCCTTGTTCAGGCCGCGTTGCGCGCTCACTCTATGCGCAACAGCAGACAAAGGCCACGCCCATGCCCATGGAACGCATCTCCTTCCCCGGCCATGCCGGAAACACGCTTGCCGCCCGCCTCGACCTTCCCGAAGGCCCGGTGCTGGCCTGCGCGC harbors:
- a CDS encoding P-II family nitrogen regulator, translating into MKKIEAIIKPFKLDEVKEALQDVGVQGLSVIEVKGFGRQKGHTELYRGAEYVVDFLPKVKVEVVLDDDQVDQAIEAIVDAAKTDKIGDGKIFVSPVEQAIRIRTGETGPDAL
- the glnA gene encoding type I glutamate--ammonia ligase, with the protein product MSVDAVLKTLKDEDVAYVDIRFTDVRGRLQHVTVDVDLVDEDFLEEGFMFDGSSIAGWKSIENSDMKLVADTESAYIDPFYAEKTLCLHCSIVEPDTGEAYERDPRGTAQKAEAYLKSSGIGDVAYMGPEAEFFLFDDVRYSNTINKVSYEVDATDGSWNTDAEFEMGNMGHRPGLKGGYFPVNPTDEAQDLRSEMLSTMKRLGMKVDKHHHEVASCQHELGLIFGTLTKQADELQKYKYVIHNVAHAYGKSATFMPKPIYGDNGSGMHVNMSIWKDGKPLFAGDKYADLSQEALYFIGGILKHAKTLNAFTNPSTNSYKRLIPGFEAPVLRAYSARNRSGCVRIPWTESPKAKRVEARFPDPAANPYLCFAALLMAGLDGIKNKIDPGEAMDKNLYDLPAEELEGIPTVCGSLREAVDALAADHDFLLQGDVFTKDQIDGYIELKMEEVHKYEHTPHPVEFGMYYSC
- a CDS encoding BMP family protein, with protein sequence MRRRTFTRTLMAAGLLAGAPLAALADDSKLTVSMLLAGQIDDKGFMEAGYNGLTAIRDELGAEISYIDGIKPDPELLAGALRELAEQKPDLVIAHGGQNNQAAETVAAEFPDVKFVVVQGAVTGPNLSSYEVLQEESAWLAGAAAGLMTKTGTVGHISGIRVTPGLKGRAGFYHGLMHTNPDATFLTTFAGDQDDNELSYRVASDEIEKGADIIFTMLNAGRTGAIDAMREHGVHQIGNVRDWYPDHPDVFVASAIANVSIAGLEAARDLAEGDWEGGRIVKIGLSNPEAVSLALSPEVPEDVRAKVDELRQKIISGEIEVSTEYDGPELTY
- a CDS encoding Hsp70 family protein, translated to MTVPHTLGIDFGTSNSAAGIAVAGRPWLVEMEPGEQTLPTAVFFEEGTRNMRIGHSAARALTGGEEGRFMRALKSLLGTSLLHEERRLGGERISFAAVIARFLAEMKRRAEEATHMQFTHALSGRPVRFHSKDADRNAQAEKDLRACYLEAGFEDVLFMYEPEAALRAAAPSPGLGLIVDIGGGTSDFTAFEQDASGATRILASHGVRLGGTDFDRQLSIRHVMPLLGRGSRILDTFGGSSLPAPNRLFNDLATWQMIPFLYSPESRRAAQDLAANAAEPEKLARLVSVLEDELGHELAFAVERGKIRANNEGGGAAIDLKLLQRGLSVPLPAADMTLALAEQTAAIRTCAAETLMQADIAAGSVGRIVLVGGSSLLAAVQAQMRALCPNARVDTGNAMTAVAEGLALAAGSAFA
- a CDS encoding lytic murein transglycosylase produces the protein MRRLIVPALISALLASPALAATCGNTSAGFDTWKQAFSSEAKRAGVRKAGLQALAAAQYARRTISADRNQKSFKYSLEKFMQIRGSATIVAQGRKRKARNPDFYAALERQYGVPAGVLIAIHGMETAFGSYMGDSQVVSAIVTLTYDCRRSDFFRPHALGALKLVDQGAITPATLGAKHGELGHTQFLPGNALQYGRDWDGDGRVDFYNMGDALASTANYLRQKGWNPGKGYQPGEPNYRVLKEWNAASVYQQSLAIMGRQIDG
- a CDS encoding heme-dependent oxidative N-demethylase family protein, which produces MTPILQKTIPYNPLEEKKLPGIQPLAPGNWLTADDAYAAQMAERERLLAARREDVLQLDAGAMAAAQELLQMALDSVDPDAGAAAVRPDGVKVALDWEDPLGTLGRVAQQDFCILQKPAGAQEHVLTGAVLCFPASWTLAEKFLQPLTGIHLPVDSYDAGIAARVQRLFDGVQAGRPLWRFNALWYQDPALFQPRSQYAPRDRSHGSRAEFLRSEKQVILRLPQTRAVVFAIHTHVLARSDAMRQWGKPQERSGGLP
- the dddP gene encoding dimethylsulfonioproprionate lyase DddP, encoding MNEHYRDIRKIDPTRGAALGDNTPNDNNRVEIGPTQLAFGEWAEARLQLPDLQAMRKFRWERLTRFINDRGYAGLLVFDPLNIRYATDSTNMQLWNTHNPFRALLICADGYMVLWDYKQSPFLSEFNPLVREQRAGADLFYFDRGDKVDVAADVFSNEVRKLLEEHSGSNKRLAVDKIMLHGLRALEAQGLEILPGEELTEKCRAVKGPDEILAMRCAHHACETAVAEMERFARENVPGGNISEDDVWAVLHAENIRRGGEWIETRLLASGPRTNPWFQECGPRIIQNNEMISFDTDLVGSYGICIDISRSWWIGDEKPRPDMIYAMQHGLEHIRHNMEMLKPGVNIQELSQGCHPLDAQFQKQKYGCMMHGVGLCDEWPLVAYPDQMVEGAFDYALEPGMVLCVEALVSPEGGDFSIKLEDQVLITEDGYENLTKYPFDKELLGDA